One segment of Scomber scombrus chromosome 3, fScoSco1.1, whole genome shotgun sequence DNA contains the following:
- the pth4 gene encoding parathyroid hormone 4, which translates to MQMSHRAVQCFTVMLLVVFTAGQCQQNESRRAVTEHQLMHDRGRTMQSLKRLIWLSSAMEGLHTAQTRSAAFNPTKPLSLALNPALIPAAGSPKPTRVQNLLRDFFNPYLTQLQDRES; encoded by the exons ATGCAGATGTCCCACAGAGCAGTGCAGTGTTTCACTGTCATGCTTCTTGTTGTCTTTACCGCTGGCCAGTGTCAACAGAACGAGAG TCGCCGAGCTGTGACTGAACACCAGCTGATGCACGACCGCGGCCGAACCATGCAGAGTCTCAAGAGGCTCATCTGGCTGTCCAGTGCCATGGAAGGTCTCCATACCGCCCAGACTCGCTCTGCAGCTTTCAACCCCACAAAGCCACTAAGCCTGGCTCTGAATCCAGCGCTGATCCCTGCTGCTGGAAGCCCCAAACCCACCCGGGTTCAGAACCTCCTGAGAGACTTCTTTAATCCATACCTGACTCAGCTGCAAGACAGAGAGTCCTAA
- the cept1b gene encoding choline/ethanolaminephosphotransferase 1b isoform X1, with protein sequence MSTTGQQQGGGLRSRRGLGRDKDPGQGMGMEAACWLAPGVLRRLIELPSPPLSRHQLKRLEEHRYCSAGRSLLEPLMQRYWEWLVGRVPSWIAPNLITIIGLATNVFTTLVLVYYCPTATEQAPLWAYLLCAVGLFVYQSLDAIDGKQARRTNSSSPLGELFDHGCDSLSTVFVVLGTSIAVQMGTNPDWMFFCCFAGMFMFYCAHWQTYVSGTLRFGIIDVTEVQIFIIIMYLLAAVGGSAFWQSLIPVLNIQMKMVPAICTFLGAIFSCTNYFRVIFTGGVGKNGSTIAGTSVLSPVLHIGSVIILAMMIYKKSAVQLFEKHPCLYILAFGFVSAKITNKLVVAHMTKSEMHLHDLAFLGPGLLFLNQYFNSFIDEYLVLWIALVISFFDLVRYCVSVCNQIACHLHIFVFKIKPCSLLSSAPH encoded by the exons ATGAGCACGACGGGGCAGCAGCAAGGGGGGGGCCTGCGTTCTCGCCGAGGCCTTGGCCGGGACAAGGACCCTGGGCAGGGCATGGGCATGGAGGCAGCCTGCTGGCTGGCCCCCGGAGTCCTGCGCAGGCTGATCGAGCTGCCTTCACCCCCCCTGTCCCGACACCAGCTCAAGAGACTGGAAGAGCACAG GTACTGCAGTGCTGGACGCTCCCTGCTGGAGCCTCTGATGCAGCGTTACTGGGAATGGTTGGTGGGGCGAGTCCCCTCCTGGATCGCCCCCAATCTAATCACCATCATAGGCCTGGCTACCAACGTCTTCACCACCCTCGTGCTCGTCTACTATTGCCCAACTGCCACTGAACAG gCTCCTCTGTGGGCTTACCTGCTGTGTGCAGTGGGTTTGTTCGTCTACCAGTCATTGGACGCCATCGACGGGAAGCAGGCCAGAAGAACCAATAGCAGCTCTCCTCTGGGCGAGCTGTTCGACCACGGCTGTGACTCCCTCTCCACCG TGTTTGTCGTGTTGGGAACCAGTATAGCCGTGCAGATGGGCACGAACCCGGACTGGATGTTCTTCTGCTGCTTCGCTGGGATGTTCATGTTCTACTGCGCCCACTGGCAGACATATGTGTCCGGTACTCTGCGCTTTGGCAT CATTGATGTGACTGAGGTGCAAATCTTCATAATAATCATGTATTTGCTGGCCGCCGTGGGAGGATCTGCTTTTTGGCAGTCACTG ATTCCGGTCCTAAATATCCAGATGAAAATGGTCCCTGCCATCTGCACTTTTTTAGGAGCCATCTTCTCCTGCACCAATTACTTCAGAGTTATTTTTACAGGAGGTGTGGGCAAAAACGGATCCACAATAGCA GGAACCAGCGTCCTCTCTCCAGTGTTACATATTGGTTCAGTCATAATTTTGGCAATGATGATATACAAAAAGTCTGCTGTCCAGCTCTTTGAGAAACACCCGTGTCTTTATATCCTGGCGTTTGGCTTCGTCTCGGCCAAAATCACCAATAAATTAGTT GTAGCACATATGACAAAAAGTGAGATGCATCTCCACGATTTAGCCTTCCTGGGACCAGGTCTACTGTTCCTGAATCAGTATTTCAATAGTTTTATTGACGAGTACCTGGTACTGTGGATTGCATTG GTCATTTCCTTCTTTGACTTGGTGCGttactgtgtcagtgtttgcaACCAGATTGCCTGCCAtcttcacatttttgttttcaaaatcaAGCCTTGTTCACTGCTCAGTTCAGCTCCTCACTGA
- the cept1b gene encoding choline/ethanolaminephosphotransferase 1b isoform X2, with product MSTTGQQQGGGLRSRRGLGRDKDPGQGMGMEAACWLAPGVLRRLIELPSPPLSRHQLKRLEEHRYCSAGRSLLEPLMQRYWEWLVGRVPSWIAPNLITIIGLATNVFTTLVLVYYCPTATEQAPLWAYLLCAVGLFVYQSLDAIDGKQARRTNSSSPLGELFDHGCDSLSTVFVVLGTSIAVQMGTNPDWMFFCCFAGMFMFYCAHWQTYVSGTLRFGIFDITELQLCLAGLQTLTASVGPYLWNIMIPVLNIQMKMVPAICTFLGAIFSCTNYFRVIFTGGVGKNGSTIAGTSVLSPVLHIGSVIILAMMIYKKSAVQLFEKHPCLYILAFGFVSAKITNKLVVAHMTKSEMHLHDLAFLGPGLLFLNQYFNSFIDEYLVLWIALVISFFDLVRYCVSVCNQIACHLHIFVFKIKPCSLLSSAPH from the exons ATGAGCACGACGGGGCAGCAGCAAGGGGGGGGCCTGCGTTCTCGCCGAGGCCTTGGCCGGGACAAGGACCCTGGGCAGGGCATGGGCATGGAGGCAGCCTGCTGGCTGGCCCCCGGAGTCCTGCGCAGGCTGATCGAGCTGCCTTCACCCCCCCTGTCCCGACACCAGCTCAAGAGACTGGAAGAGCACAG GTACTGCAGTGCTGGACGCTCCCTGCTGGAGCCTCTGATGCAGCGTTACTGGGAATGGTTGGTGGGGCGAGTCCCCTCCTGGATCGCCCCCAATCTAATCACCATCATAGGCCTGGCTACCAACGTCTTCACCACCCTCGTGCTCGTCTACTATTGCCCAACTGCCACTGAACAG gCTCCTCTGTGGGCTTACCTGCTGTGTGCAGTGGGTTTGTTCGTCTACCAGTCATTGGACGCCATCGACGGGAAGCAGGCCAGAAGAACCAATAGCAGCTCTCCTCTGGGCGAGCTGTTCGACCACGGCTGTGACTCCCTCTCCACCG TGTTTGTCGTGTTGGGAACCAGTATAGCCGTGCAGATGGGCACGAACCCGGACTGGATGTTCTTCTGCTGCTTCGCTGGGATGTTCATGTTCTACTGCGCCCACTGGCAGACATATGTGTCCGGTACTCTGCGCTTTGGCAT ATTTGACATAACAGAGTTGCAGCTCTGTCTCGCAGGATTGCAGACGCTCACAGCCTCTGTGGGTCCCTACCTATGGAACATTATG ATTCCGGTCCTAAATATCCAGATGAAAATGGTCCCTGCCATCTGCACTTTTTTAGGAGCCATCTTCTCCTGCACCAATTACTTCAGAGTTATTTTTACAGGAGGTGTGGGCAAAAACGGATCCACAATAGCA GGAACCAGCGTCCTCTCTCCAGTGTTACATATTGGTTCAGTCATAATTTTGGCAATGATGATATACAAAAAGTCTGCTGTCCAGCTCTTTGAGAAACACCCGTGTCTTTATATCCTGGCGTTTGGCTTCGTCTCGGCCAAAATCACCAATAAATTAGTT GTAGCACATATGACAAAAAGTGAGATGCATCTCCACGATTTAGCCTTCCTGGGACCAGGTCTACTGTTCCTGAATCAGTATTTCAATAGTTTTATTGACGAGTACCTGGTACTGTGGATTGCATTG GTCATTTCCTTCTTTGACTTGGTGCGttactgtgtcagtgtttgcaACCAGATTGCCTGCCAtcttcacatttttgttttcaaaatcaAGCCTTGTTCACTGCTCAGTTCAGCTCCTCACTGA